A DNA window from Arachis hypogaea cultivar Tifrunner chromosome 18, arahy.Tifrunner.gnm2.J5K5, whole genome shotgun sequence contains the following coding sequences:
- the LOC112772137 gene encoding ER membrane protein complex subunit 7 homolog gives MQPKSPLLLLLLSLQLFICFAFAQSTTGSAEGYTIYGRVKIPSNLGTKDYIIPGKVSNVKVILNGGQRVTFLRPDGYFSFHNVPAGTHLIEVAAMGYFFSPVRVDVSARNPGKIQAALTESRRGLTEFVLEPLKEEQYYEIREPFSIMSIVKSPMGLMVGFMLIVVFLMPKLMENMDPEEMRRAQEEMRNQGVPSLASMLPGAARSN, from the exons ATGCAACCCAAATCGCctttgctgctgcttcttctctctcttcaattATTCATCTGCTTCGCATTTGCTCAATCTACCACCGG GTCCGCCGAAGGTTACACCATTTATGGTCGAGTGAAGATCCCCAGCA ATTTAGGAACAAAAGACTATATAATTCCCGGAAAAGTGTCGAATGTCAAAGTCATACTCAATGGTGGTCAGAGAGTTACTTTTTTGAGGCCTGATGGATATTTCTCATT CCACAACGTCCCTGCAGGGACTCATCTAATTGAAGTGGCTGCAATGGGCTATTTCTTCTCGCCG GTACGAGTTGATGTCAGCGCCAGAAACCCCGGCAAAATACAGGCAGCATTGACGGAAAGTAGGAGGGGGCTCACTGAGTTTGTATTAGAGCCATTGAAGGAGGAACAATATTATGAG ATTAGGGAACCATTCTCTATTATGTCCATTGTGAAAAGTCCAATGGGTCTGATGGTGGGATTTATGCTCATTGTTGTCTTCCTCATGCCCAAATTAATGGAGAACATGG ATCCAGAAGAAATGAGACGTGCACAAGAAGAAATGAGAAATCAAGGAGTTCCATCTTTGGCAAGCATGTTACCTGGTGCTGCAAGAAGCAATTAG
- the LOC112771563 gene encoding cysteine--tRNA ligase, chloroplastic/mitochondrial-like isoform X2 has protein sequence MISAILAMLASTSTSTFFSGRYLKHLGYEVSYVRNFTDVDDKIIARANELGEDPISLSQRYCEEFCQDMITLNCLTPSVEPKVSEHMPQIIDMIEKILNNGYAYIVDGDVYYSVEKFPEYGKLSGRDLEDNRAGERVAVDSRKKHPADFALWKSAKSGEPFWESPWGPGRPGWHIECSAMSATYLGYSFDIHGGGVDLVFPHHENEIAQSCAACNKSDISLWVHNGFVTVDSEKMSKSLGNFFTIRQVVDIYHPLALRYFLMGAHYRSPINYSIIQLESASDRIFYIYETLHECESFLNQHDQTVRKDSIPPDTANIIDNFHNVFVTSMSDDLHTPVVLSGLADPLKSINDLLHTRQGKKRQFRIESLAALEKSIRNVLTILGLLPTSYSKVLQQLREKALKRANLTEDEILQKIEERAAARIQKEYAKSDAIRKDLAVVGITLMDSPNGTTWRPTIPLHLQEQQNNAP, from the exons ATGATCTCAGCCATATTGGCCATGCTCGCGTCTACGTCAACTTCGACCTTCTTTTCag GCAGGTACCTTAAGCATTTGGGATACGAAGTGTCTTATGTTCGCAATTTCACTGACGTAGATGACAAG ATCATTGCTAGAGCAAATGAATTAGGCGAAGATCCAATCAGTTTAAGTCAACGCTACTGTGAAGAGTTCTGCCAAGACATGATAACGCTTAATTGTCTGACTCCTTCTGTGGAACCAAAAGTCTCAGAGCACATGCCCCAAATCATTGATATGATTGAGAAG ATACTTAATAATGGTTATGCCTACATTGTTGATGGGGATGTTTACTATAGTGTAGAAAAGTTTCCTGAATATGGAAAATTATCTGGTCGAGATCTAGAAGACAATCGAGCTGGTGAGAGGGTAGCCGTTGATTCAAGGAAGAAACATCCTGCTGATTTTGCTCTCTGGAAG TCTGCAAAGTCAGGAGAGCCATTTTGGGAGAGTCCCTGGGGTCCTGGAAGACCTGGTTGGCACATTGAATGTAGTGCTATGAGTGCAACTTATCTTGGTTACTCTTTTGACATCCATGGTGGAGGGGTTGACCTTGTGTTTCCCCACCATGAAAATGAAATAGCTCAGAGTTGTGCTGCATGTAATAAAAGCGATATAAGCCTATGGGTACACAATGGATTTGTCACTGTTGACTCTGAGAAGATGTCTAAATCTCTGGGAAACTTTTTCACAATACGGCAG GTTGTAGACATTTATCATCCTCTGGCTTTGAGATATTTTTTGATGGGTGCGCATTATCGATCTCCAATTAACTACTCTATCATACAGCTTGAAAGTGCTTCAGAccgtattttttatatatacgaG ACATTGCATGAATGTGAAAGCTTTCTGAATCAACATGATCAGACAGTTAGGAAGGATTCCATCCCACCAGATACTGCAAACATTATTGATAACTTCCATAATGTTTTTGTAACCTCAATGTCTGATGATCTACACACCCCGGTTGTATTGTCTGGACTGGCTGATCCATTAAAATCAATCAATGATTTGCTGCATACTCGTCAG GGTAAAAAACGACAGTTCCGAATAGAATCACTTGCAGCTTTGGAGAAGAGCATCAGGAATGTCCTGACTATTTTAGGACTTTTGCCTACAAGTTATTCTAAG GTTCTGCAGCAGCTTAGAGAAAAAGCTTTGAAACGTGCGAACTTGACAGAAGATGAAATCTTGCAGAAAATCGAAGAACGGGCCGCTGCCAGAATACAAAAGGAGTACGCCAAATCGGACGCAATAAGAAAGGATTTGGCTGTTGTTGGGATTACTCTCATGGACAGTCCTAATGGCACAACTTGGAggcctaccattcctcttcatctacAAGAGCAACAAAACAATGCACCATAA
- the LOC112771563 gene encoding cysteine--tRNA ligase, chloroplastic/mitochondrial-like isoform X3 yields the protein MITLNCLTPSVEPKVSEHMPQIIDMIEKILNNGYAYIVDGDVYYSVEKFPEYGKLSGRDLEDNRAGERVAVDSRKKHPADFALWKSAKSGEPFWESPWGPGRPGWHIECSAMSATYLGYSFDIHGGGVDLVFPHHENEIAQSCAACNKSDISLWVHNGFVTVDSEKMSKSLGNFFTIRQVVDIYHPLALRYFLMGAHYRSPINYSIIQLESASDRIFYIYETLHECESFLNQHDQTVRKDSIPPDTANIIDNFHNVFVTSMSDDLHTPVVLSGLADPLKSINDLLHTRQGKKRQFRIESLAALEKSIRNVLTILGLLPTSYSKVLQQLREKALKRANLTEDEILQKIEERAAARIQKEYAKSDAIRKDLAVVGITLMDSPNGTTWRPTIPLHLQEQQNNAP from the exons ATGATAACGCTTAATTGTCTGACTCCTTCTGTGGAACCAAAAGTCTCAGAGCACATGCCCCAAATCATTGATATGATTGAGAAG ATACTTAATAATGGTTATGCCTACATTGTTGATGGGGATGTTTACTATAGTGTAGAAAAGTTTCCTGAATATGGAAAATTATCTGGTCGAGATCTAGAAGACAATCGAGCTGGTGAGAGGGTAGCCGTTGATTCAAGGAAGAAACATCCTGCTGATTTTGCTCTCTGGAAG TCTGCAAAGTCAGGAGAGCCATTTTGGGAGAGTCCCTGGGGTCCTGGAAGACCTGGTTGGCACATTGAATGTAGTGCTATGAGTGCAACTTATCTTGGTTACTCTTTTGACATCCATGGTGGAGGGGTTGACCTTGTGTTTCCCCACCATGAAAATGAAATAGCTCAGAGTTGTGCTGCATGTAATAAAAGCGATATAAGCCTATGGGTACACAATGGATTTGTCACTGTTGACTCTGAGAAGATGTCTAAATCTCTGGGAAACTTTTTCACAATACGGCAG GTTGTAGACATTTATCATCCTCTGGCTTTGAGATATTTTTTGATGGGTGCGCATTATCGATCTCCAATTAACTACTCTATCATACAGCTTGAAAGTGCTTCAGAccgtattttttatatatacgaG ACATTGCATGAATGTGAAAGCTTTCTGAATCAACATGATCAGACAGTTAGGAAGGATTCCATCCCACCAGATACTGCAAACATTATTGATAACTTCCATAATGTTTTTGTAACCTCAATGTCTGATGATCTACACACCCCGGTTGTATTGTCTGGACTGGCTGATCCATTAAAATCAATCAATGATTTGCTGCATACTCGTCAG GGTAAAAAACGACAGTTCCGAATAGAATCACTTGCAGCTTTGGAGAAGAGCATCAGGAATGTCCTGACTATTTTAGGACTTTTGCCTACAAGTTATTCTAAG GTTCTGCAGCAGCTTAGAGAAAAAGCTTTGAAACGTGCGAACTTGACAGAAGATGAAATCTTGCAGAAAATCGAAGAACGGGCCGCTGCCAGAATACAAAAGGAGTACGCCAAATCGGACGCAATAAGAAAGGATTTGGCTGTTGTTGGGATTACTCTCATGGACAGTCCTAATGGCACAACTTGGAggcctaccattcctcttcatctacAAGAGCAACAAAACAATGCACCATAA
- the LOC112771563 gene encoding cysteine--tRNA ligase, chloroplastic/mitochondrial-like isoform X1 — translation MGTLSLLKFYKPFFFFSSIPHSTRPILFRSINNKKQLPSSSSFSCFSSSVGQSQPLTANSTFASKSEGQNLKGPSPEVWLHNTMSKKRELLRPKVESKVGMYVCGVTAYDLSHIGHARVYVNFDLLFRYLKHLGYEVSYVRNFTDVDDKIIARANELGEDPISLSQRYCEEFCQDMITLNCLTPSVEPKVSEHMPQIIDMIEKILNNGYAYIVDGDVYYSVEKFPEYGKLSGRDLEDNRAGERVAVDSRKKHPADFALWKSAKSGEPFWESPWGPGRPGWHIECSAMSATYLGYSFDIHGGGVDLVFPHHENEIAQSCAACNKSDISLWVHNGFVTVDSEKMSKSLGNFFTIRQVVDIYHPLALRYFLMGAHYRSPINYSIIQLESASDRIFYIYETLHECESFLNQHDQTVRKDSIPPDTANIIDNFHNVFVTSMSDDLHTPVVLSGLADPLKSINDLLHTRQGKKRQFRIESLAALEKSIRNVLTILGLLPTSYSKVLQQLREKALKRANLTEDEILQKIEERAAARIQKEYAKSDAIRKDLAVVGITLMDSPNGTTWRPTIPLHLQEQQNNAP, via the exons ATGGGAACACTATCTCTTCTCAAATTCTACaaacccttcttcttcttctcttcgatTCCACACTCCACTCGACCCATTCTCTTCCGCAGCATTAACAACAAGAAGCAGcttccttcctcttcttctttctcctgcTTCAGCAGCTCTGTGGGACAATCTCAGCCGTTGACGGCGAACAGCACTTTCGCATCCAAATCGGAGGGCCAGAATCTGAAGGGTCCATCTCCCGAGGTGTGGCTGCACAACACGATGAGCAAGAAGAGAGAGCTTTTGAGACCGAAAGTGGAATCCAAGGTTGGAATGTACGTATGCGGTGTAACCGCTTATGATCTCAGCCATATTGGCCATGCTCGCGTCTACGTCAACTTCGACCTTCTTTTCag GTACCTTAAGCATTTGGGATACGAAGTGTCTTATGTTCGCAATTTCACTGACGTAGATGACAAG ATCATTGCTAGAGCAAATGAATTAGGCGAAGATCCAATCAGTTTAAGTCAACGCTACTGTGAAGAGTTCTGCCAAGACATGATAACGCTTAATTGTCTGACTCCTTCTGTGGAACCAAAAGTCTCAGAGCACATGCCCCAAATCATTGATATGATTGAGAAG ATACTTAATAATGGTTATGCCTACATTGTTGATGGGGATGTTTACTATAGTGTAGAAAAGTTTCCTGAATATGGAAAATTATCTGGTCGAGATCTAGAAGACAATCGAGCTGGTGAGAGGGTAGCCGTTGATTCAAGGAAGAAACATCCTGCTGATTTTGCTCTCTGGAAG TCTGCAAAGTCAGGAGAGCCATTTTGGGAGAGTCCCTGGGGTCCTGGAAGACCTGGTTGGCACATTGAATGTAGTGCTATGAGTGCAACTTATCTTGGTTACTCTTTTGACATCCATGGTGGAGGGGTTGACCTTGTGTTTCCCCACCATGAAAATGAAATAGCTCAGAGTTGTGCTGCATGTAATAAAAGCGATATAAGCCTATGGGTACACAATGGATTTGTCACTGTTGACTCTGAGAAGATGTCTAAATCTCTGGGAAACTTTTTCACAATACGGCAG GTTGTAGACATTTATCATCCTCTGGCTTTGAGATATTTTTTGATGGGTGCGCATTATCGATCTCCAATTAACTACTCTATCATACAGCTTGAAAGTGCTTCAGAccgtattttttatatatacgaG ACATTGCATGAATGTGAAAGCTTTCTGAATCAACATGATCAGACAGTTAGGAAGGATTCCATCCCACCAGATACTGCAAACATTATTGATAACTTCCATAATGTTTTTGTAACCTCAATGTCTGATGATCTACACACCCCGGTTGTATTGTCTGGACTGGCTGATCCATTAAAATCAATCAATGATTTGCTGCATACTCGTCAG GGTAAAAAACGACAGTTCCGAATAGAATCACTTGCAGCTTTGGAGAAGAGCATCAGGAATGTCCTGACTATTTTAGGACTTTTGCCTACAAGTTATTCTAAG GTTCTGCAGCAGCTTAGAGAAAAAGCTTTGAAACGTGCGAACTTGACAGAAGATGAAATCTTGCAGAAAATCGAAGAACGGGCCGCTGCCAGAATACAAAAGGAGTACGCCAAATCGGACGCAATAAGAAAGGATTTGGCTGTTGTTGGGATTACTCTCATGGACAGTCCTAATGGCACAACTTGGAggcctaccattcctcttcatctacAAGAGCAACAAAACAATGCACCATAA